A stretch of the Osmerus eperlanus chromosome 10, fOsmEpe2.1, whole genome shotgun sequence genome encodes the following:
- the LOC134028243 gene encoding serine protease 27-like isoform X3, with translation MTFIRGLCVPIFLVVIFGKGSHSQLDVCGQAPLSSKIVGGQDAPVGGWPWQVSLQRSAFHFCGGSLINSQWVLTAAHCFPRSSTPNLQVIMGAKSLEQASPNQVSSSVEQITCHPNYDTTSQNNDMCLLKLSAPVTFTNYILPVCLAAPGSTYNAGIVSWVTGWGTINLRVNLPSPKNLQEVDVPIVGNRQCNCNYGVGSITDNMLCAGLKVGGKDSCQGDSGGPMVSKQGGRWIQSGVVSFGKDCALANFPGVYARVSMYQMWINSIITSSQPGFVTFNSSGTDSDLSVSCLALIDSTTTTSAPSTTTTSAPSTTTTSAPPTTTTSAPPTTTTSAPSITTTSAPSTTFAPSITTTSTPSTTSAPSTTATSTPSVTTTTPTVKISPSTKAPSSTPAKPVVCGSAPLNTHTSGGSSVVSAGTWPWMASIQQNGTHICGGTLVAENFVMSYASCFSR, from the exons ATGACGTTCATCAGAGGTCTATGTGTGCCTATCTTCTTGGTAGTGATCTTTGGCAAAG GCTCTCACTCACAGCTGGATG tgtgtggcCAGGCTCCACTCAGCTCCAAGATTGTGGGTGGTCAGGATGCCCCAGTGGGAGGCTGGCCCTGGCAGGTCAGTCTACAACGGTCAGCCTTCCATTTCTGTGGAGGATCTCTCATCAATAGCCAGTGGGTTCTGACTGCTGCTCACTGTTTCCCCAG GTCCAGCACGCCAAATCTGCAGGTCATCATGGGAGCTAAGAGCCTGGAGCAAGCCAGCCCAAACCAGGTGTCCAGCTCAGTAGAACAAATCACCTGCCATCCCAACTATGATACGACCAGCCAGAACAATGACATGTGTCTGCTGAAGCTGTCCGCTCCTGTGACTTTTACCAACTAtatcctgcctgtctgcttagcAGCACCTGGCAGCACATACAATGCAGGCATTGTCAGTTGGGTCACTGGTTGGGGGACTATTAATTTGAGAG TGAACCTTCCCTCCCCTAAGAATCTCCAGGAAGTAGATGTGCCAATAGTGGGAAACAGACAGTGCAACTGCAACTATGGAGTGGGCTCTATCACAGACAATATGTTGTGTGCTGGTTTAAAAGTTGGAGGAAAGGACTCCTGTCAG GGTGACTCAGGGGGCCCCATGGTTAGCAAACAGGGTGGTCGCTGGATCCAGTCTGGAGTGGTGAGTTTTGGCAAAGACTGTGCTCTGGCCAATTTCCCAGGTGTCTATGCCAGAGTATCCATGTACCAGATGTGGATCAACAGCATAATCACCAGCAGCCAGCCAGGATTTGTTACCTTCAACTCTAGTGGAACAGACTCTGACCTCAGTGTGTCCTGCCTAGCACTAATCGATAGCACAACAACCACAtctgccccctccaccacaaccacttCTGCCCCttcaaccaccaccacctctgcccctccaaccaccaccacctctgccCCTCCAACCACAACCACATCTGCCCCCTCAATCACAACCACATCCGCCCCCTCAACAACATTTGCCCCCTCAATCACAACCACATCCACCCCCTCAACCACATCTGCCCCCTCAACCACAGCCACATCCACCCCTTCAgtaaccaccaccaccccaactGTCAAAATCAGTCCTTCAACAAAAGCTCCCTCTTCAACCCCAGCAAAGC CTGTTGTGTGTGGTAGTGCCCCGTTAAACACCCATACTAGTGGAGGGAGCTCTGTGGTGTCAGCTGGCACATGGCCATGGATGGCCAGCATTCAACAAAATGGAACACACATCTGTGGAGGAACACTAGTGGCAGAAAACTTTGTCATGAGTTATGCTAGCTGTTTCTCCAGGTAA
- the LOC134028243 gene encoding transmembrane protease serine 9-like isoform X2 has translation MLANFISMSFCLSVCGQAPLSSKIVGGQDAPVGGWPWQVSLQRSAFHFCGGSLINSQWVLTAAHCFPRSSTPNLQVIMGAKSLEQASPNQVSSSVEQITCHPNYDTTSQNNDMCLLKLSAPVTFTNYILPVCLAAPGSTYNAGIVSWVTGWGTINLRVNLPSPKNLQEVDVPIVGNRQCNCNYGVGSITDNMLCAGLKVGGKDSCQGDSGGPMVSKQGGRWIQSGVVSFGKDCALANFPGVYARVSMYQMWINSIITSSQPGFVTFNSSGTDSDLSVSCLALIDSTTTTSAPSTTTTSAPSTTTTSAPPTTTTSAPPTTTTSAPSITTTSAPSTTFAPSITTTSTPSTTSAPSTTATSTPSVTTTTPTVKISPSTKAPSSTPAKPVVCGSAPLNTHTSGGSSVVSAGTWPWMASIQQNGTHICGGTLVAENFVMSYASCFSSTPNALDWVVVLGRLKQNGTNPFEETLNVTNITMSNLTGSNLAVLQLSIKPTISNYIQPLCVDLGRPTFSTGTQCWAAGWGIGQGGAEQVLQEFQTSVLDCGNVSSTDNICTTFMDLQQGDGGGPLMCLQNGAWFQAAVLTLPILSGRSANTQSDKASILSNPIQVFSRISLFMNFLETTVTTFPSRASISTTTNISNISNSTTSSPTQSNSLNTGSSASLVQSSICFLFISLLHLPLSLTQSW, from the exons ATGCTAGCAAACTTCATCAGtatgtctttctgtttgtcagtgtgtggcCAGGCTCCACTCAGCTCCAAGATTGTGGGTGGTCAGGATGCCCCAGTGGGAGGCTGGCCCTGGCAGGTCAGTCTACAACGGTCAGCCTTCCATTTCTGTGGAGGATCTCTCATCAATAGCCAGTGGGTTCTGACTGCTGCTCACTGTTTCCCCAG GTCCAGCACGCCAAATCTGCAGGTCATCATGGGAGCTAAGAGCCTGGAGCAAGCCAGCCCAAACCAGGTGTCCAGCTCAGTAGAACAAATCACCTGCCATCCCAACTATGATACGACCAGCCAGAACAATGACATGTGTCTGCTGAAGCTGTCCGCTCCTGTGACTTTTACCAACTAtatcctgcctgtctgcttagcAGCACCTGGCAGCACATACAATGCAGGCATTGTCAGTTGGGTCACTGGTTGGGGGACTATTAATTTGAGAG TGAACCTTCCCTCCCCTAAGAATCTCCAGGAAGTAGATGTGCCAATAGTGGGAAACAGACAGTGCAACTGCAACTATGGAGTGGGCTCTATCACAGACAATATGTTGTGTGCTGGTTTAAAAGTTGGAGGAAAGGACTCCTGTCAG GGTGACTCAGGGGGCCCCATGGTTAGCAAACAGGGTGGTCGCTGGATCCAGTCTGGAGTGGTGAGTTTTGGCAAAGACTGTGCTCTGGCCAATTTCCCAGGTGTCTATGCCAGAGTATCCATGTACCAGATGTGGATCAACAGCATAATCACCAGCAGCCAGCCAGGATTTGTTACCTTCAACTCTAGTGGAACAGACTCTGACCTCAGTGTGTCCTGCCTAGCACTAATCGATAGCACAACAACCACAtctgccccctccaccacaaccacttCTGCCCCttcaaccaccaccacctctgcccctccaaccaccaccacctctgccCCTCCAACCACAACCACATCTGCCCCCTCAATCACAACCACATCCGCCCCCTCAACAACATTTGCCCCCTCAATCACAACCACATCCACCCCCTCAACCACATCTGCCCCCTCAACCACAGCCACATCCACCCCTTCAgtaaccaccaccaccccaactGTCAAAATCAGTCCTTCAACAAAAGCTCCCTCTTCAACCCCAGCAAAGC CTGTTGTGTGTGGTAGTGCCCCGTTAAACACCCATACTAGTGGAGGGAGCTCTGTGGTGTCAGCTGGCACATGGCCATGGATGGCCAGCATTCAACAAAATGGAACACACATCTGTGGAGGAACACTAGTGGCAGAAAACTTTGTCATGAGTTATGCTAGCTGTTTCTCCAG TACACCCAATGCCCTTGACTGGGTTGTGGTCCTTGGGCGCCTGAAACAGAATGGGACCAATCCCTTTGAGGAGACTCTGAACGTGACAAACATCACTATGAGCAACCTGACAGGCAGCAATTTAGCAGTCCTTCAGCTATCTATCAAACCCACAATATCCAACTATATCCAGCCTCTCTGTGTTGACCTGGGACGTCCAACTTTCAGTACAGGCACTCAGTGCTGGGCAGCTGGATGGGGCATAGGACAAGGTGGAG CTGAGCAAGTTCTTCAAGAGTTTCAGACCTCTGTGTTGGATTGTGGAAATGTTTCTTCCACGGACAATATCTGCACTACTTTTATGGATCTCCAACAG GGTGATGGAGGTGGACCTCTGATGTGTCTGCAGAATGGTGCATGGTTCCAGGCTGCAGTGTTGACTCTGCCCATCCTGTCTGGTAGAAGCGCTAACACACAATCGGACAAGGCATCAATCCTGTCCAACCCCATACAAGTGTTCTCCAGAATCTCACTCTTTATGAACTTCCTTGAGACTACTGTGACTACCTTCCCCAGCCGAGCCTCCATTAGCACCACTACAAACATCTCCAACATCAGCAACAGTACAACTTCAAGTCCCACACAATCTAACAGTCTGAATACAGGAAGTAGTGCAAGTCTGGTCCAGTCTTCCATCTGCtttctttttatttctctccttcacctccctttGTCACTTACTCAAAGCTGGTGA
- the LOC134028243 gene encoding transmembrane protease serine 9-like isoform X1 produces the protein MTFIRGLCVPIFLVVIFGKGSHSQLDVCGQAPLSSKIVGGQDAPVGGWPWQVSLQRSAFHFCGGSLINSQWVLTAAHCFPRSSTPNLQVIMGAKSLEQASPNQVSSSVEQITCHPNYDTTSQNNDMCLLKLSAPVTFTNYILPVCLAAPGSTYNAGIVSWVTGWGTINLRVNLPSPKNLQEVDVPIVGNRQCNCNYGVGSITDNMLCAGLKVGGKDSCQGDSGGPMVSKQGGRWIQSGVVSFGKDCALANFPGVYARVSMYQMWINSIITSSQPGFVTFNSSGTDSDLSVSCLALIDSTTTTSAPSTTTTSAPSTTTTSAPPTTTTSAPPTTTTSAPSITTTSAPSTTFAPSITTTSTPSTTSAPSTTATSTPSVTTTTPTVKISPSTKAPSSTPAKPVVCGSAPLNTHTSGGSSVVSAGTWPWMASIQQNGTHICGGTLVAENFVMSYASCFSSTPNALDWVVVLGRLKQNGTNPFEETLNVTNITMSNLTGSNLAVLQLSIKPTISNYIQPLCVDLGRPTFSTGTQCWAAGWGIGQGGAEQVLQEFQTSVLDCGNVSSTDNICTTFMDLQQGDGGGPLMCLQNGAWFQAAVLTLPILSGRSANTQSDKASILSNPIQVFSRISLFMNFLETTVTTFPSRASISTTTNISNISNSTTSSPTQSNSLNTGSSASLVQSSICFLFISLLHLPLSLTQSW, from the exons ATGACGTTCATCAGAGGTCTATGTGTGCCTATCTTCTTGGTAGTGATCTTTGGCAAAG GCTCTCACTCACAGCTGGATG tgtgtggcCAGGCTCCACTCAGCTCCAAGATTGTGGGTGGTCAGGATGCCCCAGTGGGAGGCTGGCCCTGGCAGGTCAGTCTACAACGGTCAGCCTTCCATTTCTGTGGAGGATCTCTCATCAATAGCCAGTGGGTTCTGACTGCTGCTCACTGTTTCCCCAG GTCCAGCACGCCAAATCTGCAGGTCATCATGGGAGCTAAGAGCCTGGAGCAAGCCAGCCCAAACCAGGTGTCCAGCTCAGTAGAACAAATCACCTGCCATCCCAACTATGATACGACCAGCCAGAACAATGACATGTGTCTGCTGAAGCTGTCCGCTCCTGTGACTTTTACCAACTAtatcctgcctgtctgcttagcAGCACCTGGCAGCACATACAATGCAGGCATTGTCAGTTGGGTCACTGGTTGGGGGACTATTAATTTGAGAG TGAACCTTCCCTCCCCTAAGAATCTCCAGGAAGTAGATGTGCCAATAGTGGGAAACAGACAGTGCAACTGCAACTATGGAGTGGGCTCTATCACAGACAATATGTTGTGTGCTGGTTTAAAAGTTGGAGGAAAGGACTCCTGTCAG GGTGACTCAGGGGGCCCCATGGTTAGCAAACAGGGTGGTCGCTGGATCCAGTCTGGAGTGGTGAGTTTTGGCAAAGACTGTGCTCTGGCCAATTTCCCAGGTGTCTATGCCAGAGTATCCATGTACCAGATGTGGATCAACAGCATAATCACCAGCAGCCAGCCAGGATTTGTTACCTTCAACTCTAGTGGAACAGACTCTGACCTCAGTGTGTCCTGCCTAGCACTAATCGATAGCACAACAACCACAtctgccccctccaccacaaccacttCTGCCCCttcaaccaccaccacctctgcccctccaaccaccaccacctctgccCCTCCAACCACAACCACATCTGCCCCCTCAATCACAACCACATCCGCCCCCTCAACAACATTTGCCCCCTCAATCACAACCACATCCACCCCCTCAACCACATCTGCCCCCTCAACCACAGCCACATCCACCCCTTCAgtaaccaccaccaccccaactGTCAAAATCAGTCCTTCAACAAAAGCTCCCTCTTCAACCCCAGCAAAGC CTGTTGTGTGTGGTAGTGCCCCGTTAAACACCCATACTAGTGGAGGGAGCTCTGTGGTGTCAGCTGGCACATGGCCATGGATGGCCAGCATTCAACAAAATGGAACACACATCTGTGGAGGAACACTAGTGGCAGAAAACTTTGTCATGAGTTATGCTAGCTGTTTCTCCAG TACACCCAATGCCCTTGACTGGGTTGTGGTCCTTGGGCGCCTGAAACAGAATGGGACCAATCCCTTTGAGGAGACTCTGAACGTGACAAACATCACTATGAGCAACCTGACAGGCAGCAATTTAGCAGTCCTTCAGCTATCTATCAAACCCACAATATCCAACTATATCCAGCCTCTCTGTGTTGACCTGGGACGTCCAACTTTCAGTACAGGCACTCAGTGCTGGGCAGCTGGATGGGGCATAGGACAAGGTGGAG CTGAGCAAGTTCTTCAAGAGTTTCAGACCTCTGTGTTGGATTGTGGAAATGTTTCTTCCACGGACAATATCTGCACTACTTTTATGGATCTCCAACAG GGTGATGGAGGTGGACCTCTGATGTGTCTGCAGAATGGTGCATGGTTCCAGGCTGCAGTGTTGACTCTGCCCATCCTGTCTGGTAGAAGCGCTAACACACAATCGGACAAGGCATCAATCCTGTCCAACCCCATACAAGTGTTCTCCAGAATCTCACTCTTTATGAACTTCCTTGAGACTACTGTGACTACCTTCCCCAGCCGAGCCTCCATTAGCACCACTACAAACATCTCCAACATCAGCAACAGTACAACTTCAAGTCCCACACAATCTAACAGTCTGAATACAGGAAGTAGTGCAAGTCTGGTCCAGTCTTCCATCTGCtttctttttatttctctccttcacctccctttGTCACTTACTCAAAGCTGGTGA